One part of the Streptomyces nigra genome encodes these proteins:
- a CDS encoding substrate-binding domain-containing protein, whose amino-acid sequence MPEFTSRRGLLFGTAAVGAGALLTGCTSNESKDEPAANDQPAADDKPGKQVTIGFAGPQADHGWLNAINDNAKSRAKKYSDVTLEITEGSNDTAQQIGQIETLINKKVDVLVILPADGKALTQVGLKAMRAGIPVINLDRIFNTPQAYRCWIGGDNYGMGLNAGHYIGEKLKGKSDAKVIELAGLDNLELTKQRTQGFDDALKNYPNIKKVARQAAEFTVESGQSKMAQLLQAQSKFDALWNHDDDQGVGALRAIEQAGRDDFLMVGGAGALSAFQAIKKDDGVLKATVLYPPTMAASAIDLARVLGQGKGVGGMAEFEIPASITLYSAVVDKDNVDQYMSTGFK is encoded by the coding sequence ATGCCAGAGTTCACCAGCCGCAGAGGGCTGCTGTTCGGAACCGCCGCCGTGGGCGCCGGAGCCCTCCTCACGGGCTGCACGAGCAACGAGTCCAAGGACGAACCGGCCGCGAACGACCAGCCGGCCGCCGACGACAAGCCCGGCAAGCAGGTCACCATCGGCTTCGCCGGACCCCAGGCCGACCACGGCTGGCTCAACGCGATCAACGACAACGCCAAGAGCCGCGCCAAGAAGTACTCCGACGTGACGCTGGAGATCACCGAGGGCTCCAACGACACCGCCCAGCAGATCGGCCAGATCGAGACCCTCATCAACAAGAAGGTCGACGTCCTGGTGATCCTGCCCGCCGACGGCAAGGCCCTCACCCAGGTCGGCCTGAAGGCGATGCGCGCCGGCATCCCGGTCATCAACCTCGACCGGATCTTCAACACCCCGCAGGCGTACCGCTGCTGGATCGGCGGCGACAACTACGGGATGGGCCTCAACGCCGGCCACTACATCGGAGAGAAGCTCAAGGGCAAGTCCGACGCCAAGGTCATCGAGCTGGCCGGCCTGGACAACCTGGAACTGACCAAGCAGCGCACCCAGGGCTTCGACGACGCCCTGAAGAACTACCCGAACATCAAGAAGGTGGCCCGCCAGGCCGCCGAGTTCACCGTCGAGTCCGGTCAGTCCAAGATGGCCCAACTGCTGCAGGCGCAGTCGAAGTTCGACGCGCTGTGGAACCACGACGACGACCAGGGCGTCGGCGCCCTGCGCGCCATCGAGCAGGCCGGCCGCGACGACTTCCTCATGGTCGGCGGCGCCGGAGCGCTCTCCGCCTTCCAGGCCATCAAGAAGGACGACGGCGTCCTCAAGGCCACGGTGCTGTACCCGCCGACCATGGCCGCGTCCGCCATCGACCTGGCCCGTGTGCTGGGCCAGGGCAAGGGCGTCGGCGGCATGGCCGAGTTCGAGATCCCCGCCTCGATCACGCTCTACTCGGCCGTCGTCGACAAGGACAACGTCGACCAGTACATGTCCACCGGCTTCAAGTGA
- a CDS encoding Gfo/Idh/MocA family protein, which translates to MGQPQQPGQAEAEAGAAGSGAPPLRVGMVGYAFMGAAHSQGWRTAGRVFDLPRTPVLAAICGRDAGAVRAAADRHGWASAETDWRTLIARDDIDLVDICTPGDSHAEIALAALAAGKHVLCEKPLANTVEEAEAMAAAAARAQAAGQVAMVGFNYRRLPATALARDMVAEGRLGRLRHVRVTYLQDWLVDPQFPLTWRLRRESAGSGSLGDLGAHIVDLAQHLAGERLTGVSAVTETFVRERPLPGGAASGLSAVEAGEATGAVTVDDAALFTGRFASGALASFEATRYATGRKNALRIELNGEHGSLAFDLERLNELEYHDGREPGTHAGFRRILVTEPDHPYLDAWWPPGHGLGYEHSFVHQARDLVHAVAEGRSPQPTFADGLQVQRVLAAVEESAEKNSVFTPIAV; encoded by the coding sequence ATGGGACAGCCGCAGCAGCCCGGCCAGGCCGAGGCGGAGGCAGGGGCCGCCGGGTCAGGCGCACCGCCCCTGCGCGTCGGCATGGTCGGGTACGCCTTCATGGGCGCGGCCCACTCGCAGGGCTGGCGCACCGCGGGCCGGGTCTTCGACCTGCCCCGCACCCCGGTGCTGGCCGCGATCTGCGGCCGGGACGCCGGCGCCGTACGCGCCGCCGCCGACCGGCACGGATGGGCGTCGGCGGAGACCGACTGGCGCACCCTGATCGCCCGCGACGACATCGACCTCGTCGACATCTGCACCCCCGGCGACAGCCACGCCGAGATCGCGCTCGCGGCGCTCGCCGCCGGCAAGCACGTCCTGTGCGAGAAGCCCCTGGCGAACACCGTCGAGGAGGCCGAGGCGATGGCCGCGGCGGCCGCACGGGCGCAGGCCGCCGGCCAGGTCGCGATGGTCGGCTTCAACTACCGCCGGCTGCCCGCCACCGCGCTGGCCCGCGACATGGTCGCCGAGGGACGGCTGGGCCGGCTCCGCCATGTGCGGGTCACCTACCTCCAGGACTGGCTGGTGGACCCGCAGTTCCCGCTGACCTGGCGGCTGCGCAGGGAGTCGGCCGGGTCCGGATCGCTCGGCGACCTCGGCGCGCACATCGTCGACCTCGCCCAGCATCTCGCGGGGGAGCGGCTGACCGGGGTGTCCGCTGTGACGGAGACCTTCGTCCGGGAACGCCCGCTGCCCGGCGGCGCGGCGAGCGGACTGTCCGCAGTGGAGGCCGGCGAGGCCACCGGCGCGGTCACCGTGGACGACGCCGCCCTGTTCACGGGCCGCTTCGCATCCGGCGCGCTCGCCTCCTTCGAGGCCACCCGCTACGCCACCGGCCGCAAGAACGCCCTGCGCATCGAACTGAACGGCGAGCACGGCTCGCTCGCCTTCGACCTGGAGCGGCTCAACGAACTCGAGTACCACGACGGCCGGGAGCCGGGCACGCACGCCGGGTTCCGCCGCATCCTCGTCACCGAACCCGACCACCCCTACCTGGACGCCTGGTGGCCGCCGGGCCACGGCCTGGGCTACGAGCACTCCTTCGTGCACCAGGCCCGCGACCTGGTCCACGCCGTCGCCGAGGGCCGCTCGCCGCAGCCCACGTTCGCCGACGGACTCCAGGTGCAGCGCGTCCTCGCGGCGGTCGAGGAGAGCGCCGAGAAGAACTCCGTCTTCACCCCGATAGCCGTCTGA
- a CDS encoding ABC transporter permease, with amino-acid sequence MTQHASPPRDSTDKVPPTGAAPAWRGLMAHADVRTLSLLGVLAALILIGGITKPDEFLDTRNLQLVLTQASVIGVVTVGMTFVIISGGIDLSVGAIVALASVWATTVATQEYGFAGILFTAVIVGVGCGLVNGVLIAYGAMVPFIATLAMLASARGLALQITDGKTQIVTIPSVLDLGERDAYVLGIPPLVMVFAVVTIIGWLVLNRTTFGRRTVAVGGNPEAARLAGIDVRRQRLYLYLLSGLCCGIAAFLLIILSGSGQNTNGNLYELDAIAAAIIGGTLLTGGRGTIVGSVLGVLIFTTITNIFALNNLQSDVQQIAKGAIIVAAVLVQRRTASTT; translated from the coding sequence ATGACGCAGCACGCCTCCCCGCCGCGGGACAGCACCGACAAGGTGCCCCCGACCGGTGCGGCGCCCGCCTGGCGCGGCCTGATGGCCCACGCCGACGTGCGCACCCTGTCCCTGCTCGGCGTCCTCGCCGCGCTGATCCTCATCGGCGGCATCACCAAGCCGGACGAGTTCCTCGACACCCGCAACCTCCAACTGGTGCTCACCCAGGCGTCCGTGATCGGTGTCGTCACCGTCGGCATGACCTTCGTCATCATCTCCGGCGGCATCGACCTCTCCGTCGGTGCGATCGTCGCTCTGGCCTCGGTGTGGGCGACCACGGTCGCCACCCAGGAGTACGGCTTCGCCGGCATCCTCTTCACGGCGGTCATCGTCGGAGTGGGATGCGGGCTGGTCAACGGGGTGCTGATCGCCTACGGCGCGATGGTGCCGTTCATCGCGACGCTCGCCATGCTGGCCTCCGCGCGCGGCCTGGCGCTGCAGATCACCGACGGCAAGACGCAGATCGTCACCATCCCCTCGGTCCTCGACCTCGGTGAGCGCGACGCCTATGTCCTCGGCATCCCGCCGCTGGTCATGGTGTTCGCGGTCGTGACGATCATCGGCTGGCTGGTGCTGAACCGCACCACCTTCGGCCGGCGCACGGTCGCCGTCGGCGGCAACCCGGAGGCGGCCCGGCTCGCCGGCATCGACGTCCGCCGCCAGCGCCTCTACCTCTATCTACTGTCCGGACTGTGCTGCGGCATCGCCGCGTTCCTGCTGATCATCCTGTCCGGCTCCGGTCAGAACACCAACGGCAACCTCTACGAACTCGACGCCATCGCGGCCGCGATCATCGGCGGCACGCTGCTCACCGGAGGCCGCGGCACCATCGTCGGCTCGGTGCTCGGCGTCCTGATCTTCACCACCATCACCAACATCTTCGCCCTGAACAACCTGCAGAGCGACGTCCAGCAGATCGCCAAGGGCGCGATCATCGTCGCCGCCGTGCTGGTCCAGCGCCGTACCGCGAGCACGACCTGA